Proteins from a single region of Puntigrus tetrazona isolate hp1 chromosome 2, ASM1883169v1, whole genome shotgun sequence:
- the LOC122361024 gene encoding disabled homolog 1-like isoform X2 has translation MSTEAELQADVKLAVKKESRRRGRDRSEQALIQRFRAEGVSYKAKLIGIDDVTATRGDKLCQDSMMKLKGIAASARSKGSHKQRIFLTVSFGGIKIYDERSGVLQHHHSVHEISYIAKDTRDHRAFGYVCGKKGNHKFVAIKTSHSAEPVILDLRDLFTLVYDIKQREESQKKAQKDKHCEQAVYQTILEDEIDDPVYQYIVFEAGHEPLRGHQSEESVYQVPTSQQKDGIYDVPKHHLMTNINQFDIFGDMATPPDILSMPASPATTLDPGRRRRQHRPELFTHFSPPAVPSGYMTMGAIQAAHWTQQSFATQAAPMAFGVQGPLQVAQMLPGGQPVIWGQANLFHSPATGQQQWAFVPAQTVGMGAHPIPAAVLQGLVPVTAMRPHSCEPPETSSNIVSPQHCVETTLRESGSKDALNTDTQEETIAVQICTSEHDAAQSSGKQEMDCCGELDVSQLRLTSESSVSPSPTDSCATPGPEQETMSLAAAPSIEPLLLTTRESLDSVPEALEACAQTISTDEISPDCQRNPPDSSQLDVQRQMSSGKSDPQHTEEH, from the exons ATGTCAACAGAGGCAGAACTTCAAGCAGATGTCAAACTCGCTGTCAAGAAGGAGTCCAGAAGACGAG GTCGGGATCGCAGCGAGCAGGCCCTGATTCAGCGCTTCAGGGCCGAGGGCGTCAGTTACAAAGCCAAGCTGATTGGGATTGATGACGTGACGGCCACGCGCGGAGACAAGCTGTGCCAGGACTCCATGATGAAGCTGAAG GGCATCGCCGCTTCAGCGCGCTCAAAGGGGAGCCACAAGCAGAGGATTTTCTTGACTGTGTCTTTTGGTGGAATCAAGATTTACGACGAGAGATCAGGG GTCTTACAGCATCACCACTCTGTACATGAAATCTCTTACATTGCCAAAGACACAAGGGACCATCGCGCCTTCGGATACGTCTGCGGGAAAAAAGGCAACCACAAATTTGTTGCGATCAAGACCAGCCATTCG GCAGAACCGGTCATACTGGACCTGCGTGACCTTTTCACCCTCGTCTATGACATCAAACAGAGGGAGGAGTCTCAGAAAAAGGCTCAGAAAGACAAGCACTGTGAACAAGCCGTCTATCAG ACGATTCTGGAGGATGAGATTGATGATCCGGTGTATCAG TACATTGTGTTTGAAGCTGGACACGAGCCCCTCCGTGGCCACCAATCAGAGGAGAGCGTTTACCAG GTCCCCACAAGTCAGCAGAAAGACGGGATCTATGATGTTCCAAAACACCATCTTATGACT AATATAAACCAGTTTGATATTTTCGGTGACATGGCAACCCCCCCAGACATCCTTTCT ATGCCAGCATCGCCAGCTACCACACTGGATCCTGGAAGGAGGAGACGTCAGCACCGTCCTGAACTCTTCACTCATTTTAGCCCACCAGCTGTGCCCTCAG GCTATATGACCATGGGTGCTATCCAGGCTGCTCACTGGACCCAACAGTCGTTTGCTACCCAAGCCGCTCCAATGGCATTTGGTGTCCAGGGACCATTGCAGGTGGCCCAGATGCTCCCTGGAGGCCAGCCTGTGATTTGGGGTCAGGCTAACCTCTTCCACTCTCCAGCCACTGGCCAGCAGCAATGGGCGTTCGTACCAGCCCAGACAGTTGGCATGGGGGCGCATCCGATTCCAGCCGCAGTGCTTCAGGGTCTGGTTCCCGTCACTGCCATGCGCCCGCACTCCTGTGAACCTCCCGAGACTTCGTCAAACATTGTGAGCCCTCAGCACTGTGTAGAAACTACCCTACGGGAAAGTGGGTCCAAGGACGCGCTAAACACGGACACACAGGAGGAAACAATAGCTGTTCAAATTTGCACAAGTGAACATGATGCTGCGCAGTCCTCTGGGAAACAGGAGATGGACTGCTGTGGCGAGCTTGATGTTTCACAGCTGAGATTGACTTCAGAGTCATCAGTATCACCATCCCCAACTGATTCTT GTGCTACTCCTGGTCCGGAGCAGGAAACCATGTCCCTAGCAGCTGCCCCCTCAATAGAGCCATTGCTTTTGACTACAAGAGAAAGCTTAGACAGTGTCCCAGAAGCTTTG GAGGCATGTGCTCAAACTATCAGCACTGATGAGATATCACCAGATTGTCAGAGAAACCCGCCAGACTCTTCACAGCTGGATGTCCAAAGACAGATGTCTTCTGG AAAGAGTGATCCTCAACATACAGAAGAGCACTGA
- the LOC122361024 gene encoding disabled homolog 1-like isoform X3, whose translation MSTEAELQADVKLAVKKESRRRGRDRSEQALIQRFRAEGVSYKAKLIGIDDVTATRGDKLCQDSMMKLKGIAASARSKGSHKQRIFLTVSFGGIKIYDERSGVLQHHHSVHEISYIAKDTRDHRAFGYVCGKKGNHKFVAIKTSHSAEPVILDLRDLFTLVYDIKQREESQKKAQKDKHCEQAVYQTILEDEIDDPVYQNINQFDIFGDMATPPDILSMPASPATTLDPGRRRRQHRPELFTHFSPPAVPSGYMTMGAIQAAHWTQQSFATQAAPMAFGVQGPLQVAQMLPGGQPVIWGQANLFHSPATGQQQWAFVPAQTVGMGAHPIPAAVLQGLVPVTAMRPHSCEPPETSSNIVSPQHCVETTLRESGSKDALNTDTQEETIAVQICTSEHDAAQSSGKQEMDCCGELDVSQLRLTSESSVSPSPTDSCATPGPEQETMSLAAAPSIEPLLLTTRESLDSVPEALEACAQTISTDEISPDCQRNPPDSSQLDVQRQMSSGKSDPQHTEEH comes from the exons ATGTCAACAGAGGCAGAACTTCAAGCAGATGTCAAACTCGCTGTCAAGAAGGAGTCCAGAAGACGAG GTCGGGATCGCAGCGAGCAGGCCCTGATTCAGCGCTTCAGGGCCGAGGGCGTCAGTTACAAAGCCAAGCTGATTGGGATTGATGACGTGACGGCCACGCGCGGAGACAAGCTGTGCCAGGACTCCATGATGAAGCTGAAG GGCATCGCCGCTTCAGCGCGCTCAAAGGGGAGCCACAAGCAGAGGATTTTCTTGACTGTGTCTTTTGGTGGAATCAAGATTTACGACGAGAGATCAGGG GTCTTACAGCATCACCACTCTGTACATGAAATCTCTTACATTGCCAAAGACACAAGGGACCATCGCGCCTTCGGATACGTCTGCGGGAAAAAAGGCAACCACAAATTTGTTGCGATCAAGACCAGCCATTCG GCAGAACCGGTCATACTGGACCTGCGTGACCTTTTCACCCTCGTCTATGACATCAAACAGAGGGAGGAGTCTCAGAAAAAGGCTCAGAAAGACAAGCACTGTGAACAAGCCGTCTATCAG ACGATTCTGGAGGATGAGATTGATGATCCGGTGTATCAG AATATAAACCAGTTTGATATTTTCGGTGACATGGCAACCCCCCCAGACATCCTTTCT ATGCCAGCATCGCCAGCTACCACACTGGATCCTGGAAGGAGGAGACGTCAGCACCGTCCTGAACTCTTCACTCATTTTAGCCCACCAGCTGTGCCCTCAG GCTATATGACCATGGGTGCTATCCAGGCTGCTCACTGGACCCAACAGTCGTTTGCTACCCAAGCCGCTCCAATGGCATTTGGTGTCCAGGGACCATTGCAGGTGGCCCAGATGCTCCCTGGAGGCCAGCCTGTGATTTGGGGTCAGGCTAACCTCTTCCACTCTCCAGCCACTGGCCAGCAGCAATGGGCGTTCGTACCAGCCCAGACAGTTGGCATGGGGGCGCATCCGATTCCAGCCGCAGTGCTTCAGGGTCTGGTTCCCGTCACTGCCATGCGCCCGCACTCCTGTGAACCTCCCGAGACTTCGTCAAACATTGTGAGCCCTCAGCACTGTGTAGAAACTACCCTACGGGAAAGTGGGTCCAAGGACGCGCTAAACACGGACACACAGGAGGAAACAATAGCTGTTCAAATTTGCACAAGTGAACATGATGCTGCGCAGTCCTCTGGGAAACAGGAGATGGACTGCTGTGGCGAGCTTGATGTTTCACAGCTGAGATTGACTTCAGAGTCATCAGTATCACCATCCCCAACTGATTCTT GTGCTACTCCTGGTCCGGAGCAGGAAACCATGTCCCTAGCAGCTGCCCCCTCAATAGAGCCATTGCTTTTGACTACAAGAGAAAGCTTAGACAGTGTCCCAGAAGCTTTG GAGGCATGTGCTCAAACTATCAGCACTGATGAGATATCACCAGATTGTCAGAGAAACCCGCCAGACTCTTCACAGCTGGATGTCCAAAGACAGATGTCTTCTGG AAAGAGTGATCCTCAACATACAGAAGAGCACTGA